From Callospermophilus lateralis isolate mCalLat2 chromosome 5, mCalLat2.hap1, whole genome shotgun sequence, a single genomic window includes:
- the LOC143399692 gene encoding uncharacterized protein LOC143399692 yields MATDLLPAQESVTFRDVAVLFSQDEWLHLDSAQRTLYREVMLENYSSLVSLGIPFSTPKVICQLQQGEDPCMVEREAPPDTCPDFKTLPEIEELPASQDVFIEATTHGIIKKKSTKYGPRDINFGETVKSERSIVQEKPLRQMAASPQKTSGGGNPTSLELEKGSFINKIIVSQQSIPIERIPNMYYTFGKDFTQNFDIMRCFQIYPGAKPHVCNECGKSFTQSLHLLEHQRIHTGEKPYKCNECGKAFSHRSSLLTHQRIHTGEKPYKCNECEKAFSSSSTLIKHLRVHTGEKPYRCRECGKAFSQCSTLTVHQRIHTGEKLYKCSECEKAFNCRAKLHRHQRIHTGEKPYKCSECGKGYSQFASLAEHQRLHTGEQLCQCLECGRTFTRISTLIEHRRIHTGQKPHQCNECGKTFNQYSSFNEHRKIHTGEKLYTCEECGKAFGCKSNLYRHQRIHTGEKPYQCNQCGKAFSQYSFLTEHERIHTGEKLYKCMECGKAYSYRSNLCRHKKVHNKERLFKWNMENLLSMAPPLLSTRDT; encoded by the exons GAGTCTGTGACATTCAGGGATGTGGCTGTGCTCTTCAGCCAGGATGAATGGTTGCATCTGGACTCTGCCCAGAGAACCTTGTATCGGGAGGTGATGCTGGAGAATTACAGCAGCCTGGTCTCTCTCG GAATTCCATTTTCAACACCTAAGGTGATTTGCCAGTTGCAACAAGGAGAAGATCCCTGCATGGTAGAAAGAGAAGCTCCTCCAGACACATGTCCAG atttcaagacTTTGCCTGAGATAGAAGAATTGCCTGCTTCACAGGACGTTTTTATTGAAGCAACGACTCAtggaataataaagaaaaaatccACTAAGTATGGTCCCCGGGACATCAACTTTGGAGAAACCGTGAAATCTGAGAGGAGCATAGTACAGGAGAAACCTCTTAGGCAAATGGCagcctccccccaaaaaaccagTGGAGGTGGAAACCCTACAAGTCTTGAACTAGAGAAAGGCTCATTTATAAACAAAATTATTGTTTCACAACAGAGTATTCCCATAGAAAGGATACCCAATATGTATTACACTTTTGGGAAAGATTTTACACAAAATTTTGATATAATGAGATGCTTCCAAATCTACCCAGGAGCAAAACCTCATGTCTGTAACGAATGTGGGAAGAGCTTCACCCAGAGTCTTCATCTTCTtgaacaccagagaattcatactggggAAAAACCCTACAAGTGTAATgagtgtgggaaagccttcagcCACAGGTCTTCCCTTCTTACCCATCAGAGaatccacactggagagaagccttacaaatgtaatGAATGTGAGAAAGCTTTTAGCAGCAGTTCAACTCTGATCAAACATCTGAGGGtgcacactggagagaaaccctacAGATGTAGGGAATGTGGTAAAGCCTTTAGCCAGTGTTCAACCCTCACTGtgcaccagagaattcatactggagagaaactcTATAAATGCAGTGAATGTGAGAAGGCCTTCAACTGTAGAGCCAAATTGCATAGACATCAAAGAATTCATACAGGTGAGAAACCATATAAATGCAGTGAGTGTGGGAAAGGTTACAGCCAGTTTGCCTCCCTAGCTGAACATCAGAGACTCCATACTGGAGAACAACTGTGTCAATGTTTAGAATGTGGGAGAACCTTCACACGCATCTCCACCCTTATTGAACATCGACGAATTCATACTGGACAGAAACCCCATCAGTGTAACGAGTGTGGGAAGACCTTCAACCAATATTCATCCTTTAATGAACATCGGAAAATTCATACTGGGGAAAAACTTTATACATGTGaagaatgtgggaaagcctttggTTGCAAATCCAATCTTTATAGACACCAGAGaatccacactggagagaaaccctacCAGTGTAATCAGTGTGGAAAGGCATTCAGCCAGTATTCATTCCTTACTGAACATGAGAGaatccacactggagagaaactCTATAAGTGTATGGAATGTGGGAAAGCCTACAGTTACAGATCAAACCTCTGTAGACACAAAAAAGTCCACAATAAAGAAAGACTCTTTAAATGGAATATGGAAAACCTTTTATCTATGGCTCCTCCCTTACTCAGTACCAGAGATACTTGA